The following coding sequences are from one Helicobacter ibis window:
- the zupT gene encoding zinc transporter ZupT, whose product MEFSTSQILYAIILTLFAGLSTAIGAVIAFFARNDNLRILSFGLGFSAGVMIYISFMEILPTAFNDFKVVYAYGEFLALLCFFGGIFVSAFIDKCIPEDLNPHEPKDDYSELKVCPLPKKAQKPPTYHPGEVIKKIDSKSLKRTGIFTAFAIAIHNFPEGFATFISSMDNLSFGIVIAIAVAIHNIPEGMAVSLPIYHATNDKKKAFVYSALSGLAEPLGAIVGALFILPFLSELTLAITFAFIAGIMVFISFDELLPQARTYDKAHDSLYGLIIGMGVMGISLVLLNI is encoded by the coding sequence ATGGAATTTAGTACATCACAGATTTTATATGCAATTATTTTAACTTTATTTGCTGGACTTTCCACTGCCATTGGTGCAGTGATTGCATTTTTTGCTAGAAATGATAATTTAAGAATTCTATCCTTTGGGCTTGGATTTTCTGCTGGAGTTATGATTTATATTTCTTTTATGGAAATTTTGCCAACCGCCTTTAATGACTTTAAAGTAGTTTATGCCTATGGGGAGTTCTTGGCATTATTGTGCTTTTTTGGAGGAATCTTTGTAAGCGCCTTTATTGATAAATGTATCCCAGAGGACTTAAATCCACATGAACCAAAAGATGACTATTCAGAACTAAAAGTGTGCCCATTACCTAAAAAAGCACAAAAGCCACCAACATACCATCCCGGTGAAGTAATCAAAAAAATAGATTCAAAGTCCCTAAAACGCACAGGAATCTTTACGGCTTTTGCAATTGCAATACATAACTTCCCAGAAGGCTTTGCGACATTTATAAGCAGTATGGATAATCTATCGTTTGGAATAGTAATAGCAATTGCAGTTGCAATACACAATATCCCAGAGGGTATGGCTGTATCACTTCCTATATATCATGCAACAAACGATAAGAAAAAGGCATTTGTATATTCTGCACTATCTGGTTTGGCAGAACCACTTGGTGCTATTGTTGGAGCTTTGTTTATTTTACCATTTTTAAGCGAACTTACTTTGGCTATTACTTTTGCATTTATTGCGGGAATTATGGTGTTTATATCATTTGATGAATTGCTTCCTCAAGCACGAACTTATGATAAGGCGCACGATAGTTTGTATGGACTTATTATAGGTATGGGAGTCATGGGCATTTCATTGGTATTATTAAATATTTGA
- a CDS encoding prepilin-type N-terminal cleavage/methylation domain-containing protein: MANKKAFTMLELVFILVILGILAAVGIPKISASRDDAKLVSLKSDINTLKTSFPAYFLSQGKGSFESAITLSSQNWDISPFNIKTKLQNNNAPCIIAKLMKDEAIETASENEIKFLEITTTGTKNENGNICEKLLYQIGLTSSSSIKIPLLSGSIVF, translated from the coding sequence ATGGCAAATAAAAAAGCATTTACAATGTTGGAGTTAGTATTTATTTTGGTTATTTTAGGAATCTTAGCAGCAGTTGGAATTCCTAAAATTTCTGCTAGTAGAGATGACGCAAAGCTAGTTTCATTAAAAAGTGATATAAATACTCTTAAGACATCATTTCCTGCATATTTCTTATCACAAGGCAAGGGAAGCTTTGAATCTGCAATTACCCTAAGCTCACAAAACTGGGATATAAGCCCATTTAATATAAAAACCAAACTACAAAACAACAACGCTCCATGCATTATAGCTAAGCTAATGAAAGATGAAGCGATAGAGACAGCAAGTGAAAATGAAATAAAATTCCTAGAAATTACAACTACAGGCACAAAGAATGAAAATGGCAATATTTGTGAAAAATTACTATATCAAATTGGGCTTACTTCATCATCCTCGATAAAAATACCTCTCTTAAGTGGCTCAATTGTCTTTTAA
- a CDS encoding prepilin-type N-terminal cleavage/methylation domain-containing protein — MSFKSAFSLLELVLTLLLLGILLSFGIPNIFNYNKSVCNKALQLQILNLKIALKNELKTNQTINIESLYKHLDMSKSSCYFEKQKGGFIGINEDKKVFFKLKNNILECEHTKSSKLHNSESFCDIF, encoded by the coding sequence TTGTCTTTTAAGAGTGCTTTTAGTCTGCTTGAATTAGTGCTTACATTGCTTCTTTTAGGCATTTTATTATCGTTTGGGATTCCAAATATTTTTAATTACAATAAAAGTGTGTGCAATAAAGCATTACAACTACAAATCTTGAATCTAAAAATAGCATTAAAAAATGAACTAAAAACAAACCAAACAATAAACATAGAATCTCTATACAAGCACCTAGATATGTCTAAATCTTCTTGTTATTTTGAAAAGCAAAAAGGTGGATTTATTGGAATAAATGAAGATAAAAAGGTATTTTTCAAATTAAAAAATAATATCTTAGAATGCGAACACACTAAAAGCTCAAAACTACATAATAGCGAATCTTTTTGTGATATATTCTAG
- a CDS encoding SH3 domain-containing protein yields the protein MLKISFVFMLVGVSFILYGYFGSAEATKYAQTKPCLYISASLLNVREKPSLDSSIISKLPQNHRICNYEYENEFVKIENGYISAKYVNINKTQQSTIKQISKNENKKFTLTSTKDNIRQKADEYFALNDYVSAMNLALKANKENPNNKDSWEIFSKSIYMQGNKDEAINVLKFFLAYNYDESLYELLAKMEEGNSLPRE from the coding sequence ATGCTTAAGATATCTTTTGTTTTTATGTTAGTTGGTGTTAGTTTTATTTTATATGGATATTTTGGTAGTGCAGAAGCAACCAAATATGCACAGACAAAACCATGTCTATATATTTCTGCTAGTTTGTTAAATGTAAGAGAGAAGCCTAGTTTGGATTCAAGCATAATCTCAAAGCTACCACAAAATCATAGAATATGTAATTATGAATATGAAAATGAATTTGTAAAAATAGAAAATGGATATATATCTGCCAAATATGTAAATATAAACAAAACACAACAAAGCACAATCAAACAAATATCCAAAAACGAAAATAAAAAATTTACACTAACTAGCACGAAAGATAATATAAGACAAAAGGCAGATGAATATTTTGCACTCAATGATTATGTAAGTGCAATGAATCTGGCACTAAAAGCAAATAAAGAAAATCCAAATAATAAAGATAGCTGGGAAATTTTTAGCAAAAGCATATATATGCAAGGAAATAAAGATGAAGCAATAAATGTACTAAAATTTTTTCTAGCTTACAACTATGATGAATCTTTGTATGAATTATTGGCAAAAATGGAGGAAGGCAATAGCCTACCTAGAGAATAA
- a CDS encoding 16S rRNA (uracil(1498)-N(3))-methyltransferase, whose amino-acid sequence MQFLIHEESGNEIINLSGDSYNHIFKSRRTKQSQIINLRNLKDLNLYSYEIINIDRKSATLRLKNTTHIPLHNKPIGHIILAIIDIKEIEKILPFLNEINIKKLTLFYADFSQKSFTINNQRFQKILHASSEQCGRITTLEIEILNNLQEVLSLYNNLVVLDFNGEELGLLSSTDSLLIGCEGGFSDKERKMLRDKKIYSIKNANILKAQSATMYGASRFMR is encoded by the coding sequence ATGCAATTTTTAATACATGAAGAATCTGGGAATGAAATTATAAATCTAAGTGGAGATTCATATAATCACATATTTAAATCTAGAAGAACCAAGCAATCACAGATTATAAACTTAAGAAATCTAAAGGATTTAAATCTCTATTCTTATGAAATTATAAATATAGATAGAAAAAGTGCAACACTAAGGTTAAAAAATACAACACATATACCACTCCATAACAAGCCAATAGGACATATAATACTAGCAATCATCGATATAAAAGAAATAGAAAAAATACTCCCATTTTTAAATGAAATAAATATAAAAAAATTGACACTTTTCTATGCAGATTTTTCGCAAAAAAGCTTCACCATAAATAATCAAAGATTTCAAAAAATACTACATGCTTCATCAGAACAATGCGGAAGAATCACAACTTTAGAAATAGAAATATTAAATAATTTACAAGAAGTATTAAGTTTGTATAATAATTTAGTAGTGCTTGATTTTAATGGAGAAGAACTTGGACTTTTAAGCTCAACAGATTCTCTGCTTATAGGCTGTGAAGGTGGATTTAGCGATAAAGAAAGAAAAATGCTAAGAGATAAAAAAATATATAGTATAAAAAATGCAAACATACTAAAAGCTCAAAGTGCAACAATGTATGGTGCATCTAGATTTATGAGGTAA